From Leishmania donovani BPK282A1 complete genome, chromosome 34, the proteins below share one genomic window:
- a CDS encoding ubiquitin hydrolase, putative translates to MRSGYVGIYNQGSTCYLNSVIQALYHLPAFRTQIYNLPNVQKDSVALALRDVFAQLEVRNRNTTTTELTKAFGWSAQEAAVQHDVHELMQQLFDSLETTLKETPKKNMIRDMFGGLMIYRSRAIDGAEYLSDRLEDFYDVELVVQNKANIEESLREFSSGERIEGVCVEVMPGADATPHTIERSQHFLDCPKVLLVHPNRVAFDMETYELVTLRNVWSFDFNLSLASYVVDDASLKLDKESQEKWKKLSHRTHLGANYSLRSILTHAGDATIGHYYVYVNFDGEWVRFNDEVVEPATEEDVRKSAFGGQSIQSRYRLFDNERASLLIYVNDDVKEELLNETPPPSAIVEVGRHIEEERARKEETHKVSYYLCDKFVVDVLDGVHGASDKLQRHMSVRLSPGQDEMTAIITTAAKELRVAPEQIRIFCRDRHGLSPWCAVESMCNSYDSYYYPPIFIDIAPPLAEEDAASATIAAAAAEPFLAFLRNVESPHDRDVPVTIVRSIPELQARVPRDAVVYESRGGPQYLNAITATNQLVCGANLLYTHQRSSNDAVRGYLQQRQLVCTKVYLYDDYTAELTELFEINIVESTPYTTLQAGLYKMMTESKRGLPIPPSHNHLAFFKGNDRCNYAFAMPMAASLTIQWNTYNHTLRDVWGSVQHEHKIVMTILPMPLEKIDLTVLVTFNGGYNNLPHVYVPVEGGSVTFRELLELMVQQLGSRLRAGAAAGYEQQLTGQARLLRLLRVRRGELVEVVEDLDTPIDLEAREDIVLDKLCPALPGYELVNVLFCRRRSGEYYFGLPTNICINSSLEEQGDVLLRRIVKKLGYPDQEEAMKKWILCVMNVKSRKTRTASKKEVLADLVKEVGGAPFVFVVDRPQCLLLDGIEEEEHRPESIVIKSASKTDLSAA, encoded by the coding sequence AACACCACCACGACGGAGCTGACCAAGGCTTTTGGCTGgtcggcgcaggaggcggcagtgcagcATGACGTTCATGAGttgatgcagcagctctttGACAGCCTCGAAACGACGCTGAAGGAGACGCCGAAGAAGAACATGATCCGTGACATGTTTGGCGGCTTGATGATCTACCGGTCTCGTGCCATAGACGGCGCCGAATACCTCTCTGACCGCCTCGAGGATTTCTACGACGTGGAGCTGGTAGTGCAGAACAAAGCAAACATCGAGGAGTCACTGCGGGAGTTCTCATCCGGAGAGCGGATCGAAGGTGTCTGTGTGGAGGTGATGCCTGGTGCGGACGCGACGCCGCACACGATTGAGCGCAGTCAGCACTTCCTCGACTGCCCCAAGGTGCTCTTGGTACACCCGAACCGCGTGGCGTTTGACATGGAAACATACGAGCTGGTCACGCTACGTAATGTGTGGAGTTTTGATTTCAACTTATCGCTGGCGAGCTACGTTGTCGATGACGCCTCGCTGAAGCTCGACAAGGAGAGTCAGGAAAAATGGAAGAAGCTCAGTCACCGCACCCACCTCGGCGCGAACTACAGCCTGCGCTCCATCCTCACGCACGCCGGCGATGCCACCATCGGGCACTACTATGTGTACGTCAACTTCGACGGGGAGTGGGTGCGCTTCAACGACGAGGTGGTCGAGCCGGCAACGGAGGAGGATGTGCGCAAGTCCGCGTTTGGCGGGCAGTCGATTCAGTCGCGCTACCGTCTCTTCGACAACGagcgcgcgtcgctgcttATCTACGTGAACGACGATGTCAAGGAGGAATTGTTGAACgagacgccgccaccgagcGCGATCGTGGAGGTGGGCCGCCACATTGAGGAAGAGCGCGCTaggaaggaggagacgcACAAGGTGAGCTACTACCTATGCGACAAGTTCGTGGTGGACGTGCTCGACGGCGTGCACGGCGCCTCCGACAAGCTGCAGCGTCACATGTCTGTGCGCCTCTCGCCCGGTCAAGATGAGATGACCGCCATCATCACTACTGCagcgaaggagctgcgcgtaGCGCCAGAGCAGATTCGCATCTTCTGCCGCGACCGTCACGGCCTCTCCCCATGGTGTGCTGTTGAGTCGATGTGCAACTCGTACGACTCATACTATTATCCGCCCATTTTTATCGAcatcgcgccgccgctcgcggaagaggatgcggcgtccgccacgattgccgctgccgccgccgagccgTTCCTCGCGTTCCTCCGTAATGTCGAATCGCCGCACGACCGCGACGTCCCCGTCACGATCGTCCGCTCCATCCCGGAGCTGCAAGCGCGAGTGCCGCGCGATGCGGTCGTGTACGAaagccgcggcggcccgcAGTACCTGAACGCCATCACAGCGACGAACCAACTCGTCTGCGGCGCAAACTTACTTTATACGCACCAGCGCTCCTCCAACGACGCGGTGCGCGGGtaccttcagcagcgccagctcgtCTGCACAAAGGTCTACCTGTACGACGACTACACCGCCGAGTTGACGGAGCTCTTTGAAATAAATATTGTCGAATCCACGCCCTACACCACGCTGCAGGCCGGGCTGTACAAGATGATGACAGAGTCGAAGAGGGGCCTGCCgatccctccctcccacaaCCACCTCGCGTTCTTCAAGGGAAACGACAGATGCAACTACGCCTTCGCAATGCCcatggcggcgtcgctcacGATTCAGTGGAACACGTACAACCACACCCTCCGAGATGTGTGGGGTAGCGTGCAGCACGAGCACAAAATTGTCATGACAATTCTTCCAATGCCGCTCGAAAAGATCGACTTGACGGTGCTGGTGACGTTCAACGGAGGATACAATAACTTGCCGCACGTGTACGTCCCAGTGGAGGGTGGCAGCGTTACTTTTCGCGAACTTCTTGAGTTGATGGTGCAGCAGTTGGGCAGTCGTCTTCGggcaggcgctgccgcggggtacgagcagcagctcaccgggcaggcacggctgctgcggctgctgcgggtcCGACGAGGCGAGCTGGttgaggtggtggaggaccTGGACACTCCGATTGATCTCGAGGCACGCGAGGACATTGTCCTGGACAAGCTGTGCCCGGCACTGCCCGGGTACGAGCTCGTCAACGTGctcttctgccgccgccgctcaggAGAGTACTACTTTGGTCTACCGACAAACATCTGCATCAACTCGTCTCTCGAGGAGCAGGGCGATGTGCTTCTTCGACGCATCGTAAAGAAGCTCGGGTACCCTGACCAGGAGGAGGCAATGAAGAAGTGGATACTTTGTGTAATGAACGTCAAGTCCCGCAAGACGCGCACTGCCAGCAAGAAGGAGGTGCTGGCAGATCTCGTCAAGGAggtcggcggcgcaccgttCGTGTTCGTTGTCGACCGTCCCCAGTGCTTGCTCCTCGACGGCAttgaagaggaggagcaccgGCCAGAGTCCATCGTTATCAAGTCTGCCTCGAAGACAGACCTCTCCGCGGCTTAG